TAACTTAATCCCAAACTCATTACAGTTTTTCTCTAATGTTGAGATTTGTGTAGCCGCAATTTCATCTTTTATCACATGTCGATTCACCGTCGGTATATTATGATCGACTGTCGCAAACGTTAAATCAGATCTTCTTACTTTACGCCCTTTTTCTCGCAATCCTTGAAACGCTTGTGGACTCGTTACTTCATGAACTAATTGCAAATCAATATAGATTAAGTTCGGTTGAGTTGGAAAGTCTACTACAATATGATCCTCCCATATTTTATCGATAATTGTTTTTGGCATTGCCTTTCTCCCTCCTTTACTATTCGTAAGCATTCATGATATTGTTAATGGCTTGATTTCTTATTAACCTTTCTTTTATTTCACTCACAAACTTATTTGTAGATAAAACTGGCTGGTTTCCTTTTGCTAAATCTCTTGTGACATATCCTGCTTCAAATACTTCATGAACTGCTTTGTCAATCGTCTCTGCCTCTTTATTTAATTGAAAGGACGTTCTTAACATCATGGCAACGGATAAAATAGCCGCGACTGGGTTCGCAATGTTTTTCCCCATAATATCAGGTGCTGAACCATGAGCAGGTTCATATAGATGAACTCCAGACTTTGAAAGACTTGCGGATGGCAGCATTCCTAGAGAACCTCCTAAAATGGATGATTCATCACTCAAAATATCTCCAAACATATTTTCCGTAACAATAACATCAAATTGGCTAGGATTGATAATTAATTGCATAGCAGCATTATCAACCAGCATATGATTGAGTTCTACTTCGGGGTATTTTCCACTAACACTTTCTGCCACTTCCCTCCATAACTGACTAGAAGATAAAACGTTTGCTTTGTCAATCGATGTTAATTTTTTTCTTCTTTTTTGAGCTAATTGAAAAGCCGCTTCCACGATCCTTTCAATTTCTGTTCGTTTATAAAAAAGTGTATCCACTACTTGTTCTTGCTCATTTTCAAAAGATCTCCCAGAAGGCTTTCCATAGTAGAGGCCTCCTAGAAGCTCGCGTACAATCACCAAATCGACCCCTTTGATGATTTGTTCTTTTAAGGGTGTACTGTTCACTAAGGCAGGGAAAACATGGACGGGTCTTATATTCGCGTACAATTGGAGTTTCTTCCTTAACTGTAATAAGCCAGTCTCTGGTCTCAAATGAGAAGGATTCGAATCCCACTTCGGACCTCCAACCGCCCCGAACAATACAGCATCGGCTTGCATACAGGTATTAAGCGATTCTTCTGGTAACGGGGTATTATATTGGTCAATGGCACCACCACCTACCGCCGCAAAATGAAATTCAAATTCGTGGTTATACTGCGCACCAATCGTTAATAAAACTTCTAAAGCTGCATTGGTTACTTCTTTTCCGATCCCATCTCCTGGTAATACCGCAATTTGCTTTTTCATTTTTCTCCCCCCCTCATGAACAGATACTAACTTTTTATTCAGAATATTCAATCTATTAATTCCATTAATATATGCCTTTGCTGAGGCTTCCAAAACATCTTGAGCCACACTTCTTCCGCTTGTTTCTTCGCCATCCACTTTTAGTTTAACGAATACTTGAGCTAGCGCATCACGACCACTACTATTAGATTGAATTTGATAATCCAATAAAGAAATATTCATTTCAAGACACCGTTCAATGGTATTATATATCGCTTCAACACTCCCATTCCCTGTAGCCTGCCTCCTCTTTTATGGAACCTTTTTGCTTCAAACGTACAGTAGCAGATGGTGTTTGTGATAACCCATAATTGACTTGAAGTGAACATAGTTCAATGTCCTCTTCCTTATTTTCAACTCGGTGTTCCATCACAAGTACTCGGAAATCTTCATCCGTAAATGTCGCTTTTTTATCCGCTAATTGTTTAAATAAAATAAAGATCTTTTTTAATTCCTCATCCGAAACAGCAAACCCTAAACTCGTTAATTTTTCTTTTAATGCATGACGTCCCGAATGCTTACCAAGAACTAAGTCATTGGAGGACACCCCTACTAATTGAGGTGAAATAATTTCATACGTTGTTTTTTCTTTCAGCACTCCGTCTTGATGAATACCGGCTTCATGAGCAAATGCATTTTTTCCCACAATTGCTTTATTACGCGGGACTATCATCCCTGTTAAACGGCTGACT
This portion of the Bacillus carboniphilus genome encodes:
- the leuB gene encoding 3-isopropylmalate dehydrogenase produces the protein MYNTIERCLEMNISLLDYQIQSNSSGRDALAQVFVKLKVDGEETSGRSVAQDVLEASAKAYINGINRLNILNKKLVSVHEGGRKMKKQIAVLPGDGIGKEVTNAALEVLLTIGAQYNHEFEFHFAAVGGGAIDQYNTPLPEESLNTCMQADAVLFGAVGGPKWDSNPSHLRPETGLLQLRKKLQLYANIRPVHVFPALVNSTPLKEQIIKGVDLVIVRELLGGLYYGKPSGRSFENEQEQVVDTLFYKRTEIERIVEAAFQLAQKRRKKLTSIDKANVLSSSQLWREVAESVSGKYPEVELNHMLVDNAAMQLIINPSQFDVIVTENMFGDILSDESSILGGSLGMLPSASLSKSGVHLYEPAHGSAPDIMGKNIANPVAAILSVAMMLRTSFQLNKEAETIDKAVHEVFEAGYVTRDLAKGNQPVLSTNKFVSEIKERLIRNQAINNIMNAYE
- a CDS encoding homocitrate synthase/isopropylmalate synthase family protein is translated as MFPVVQWSAEDACRTELDYLAEIVEYVIKAGASVINIPDTVGYVTPKQYAHIFSYLMENVKGIENVTLSAHCHDDLGLAVANSLSAIEQGVGQIEGTINGIGERAGNASLEEIAVALHIRKDSYKVSSNLDLSQISQTSSLVSRLTGMIVPRNKAIVGKNAFAHEAGIHQDGVLKEKTTYEIISPQLVGVSSNDLVLGKHSGRHALKEKLTSLGFAVSDEELKKIFILFKQLADKKATFTDEDFRVLVMEHRVENKEEDIELCSLQVNYGLSQTPSATVRLKQKGSIKEEAGYREWEC